Proteins from a genomic interval of Rhodothermales bacterium:
- a CDS encoding tyrosine--tRNA ligase translates to MPPSGNLFQEYAWRGMVFDATPGLSDLLQRESLTAYIGFDPTASSLHIGSLLPIMCLARLQRFGHHPIAIVGGGTGMIGDPSGKTKERQLLNAAQVEENLAGIRSQLEPFLDFKAASNPARIVNNLDWLGSLGLIEFLRDTGKHFTVNYMMSKESVKRRLESEDGISYTEFTYMMLQAYDFLKLNEEYDCTLQLGGSDQWGNILAGTDLIRRVNGAKAHGLVFPLVTNSAGTKFGKTESGTVWLSADRTSPYRFYQFWLNTDDRDVVPYLKYFTWLTQAEVEELAAEVSANPGRREAQRRLAREVTEMVHGPDALAGAERASSVLFGGAMEELSVSQLLDVFEEAPSTEMERERFAGEGIGFLDLLTTAGLAKSNGEARRLVRSGGIYLNNNRISEESRSVTAGDCIEGRLLVLRKGKKNYRLIQVR, encoded by the coding sequence ATGCCACCCTCCGGCAACCTGTTTCAAGAGTACGCCTGGCGGGGCATGGTCTTCGATGCCACGCCCGGCCTGTCCGACCTTCTGCAAAGGGAGTCGCTGACGGCGTACATCGGGTTCGACCCTACGGCGTCGAGTCTGCACATCGGATCGCTCCTGCCCATCATGTGCCTCGCGAGGTTGCAGCGCTTCGGGCATCATCCCATTGCGATCGTCGGTGGCGGCACGGGCATGATCGGCGACCCCAGTGGCAAGACAAAGGAGCGTCAGCTTCTGAATGCAGCGCAGGTGGAGGAAAACCTGGCGGGCATCCGGTCCCAGTTGGAGCCGTTTCTGGACTTCAAGGCGGCCTCCAACCCGGCTCGCATCGTCAACAACCTGGACTGGTTGGGCAGCCTCGGCCTGATCGAGTTCCTGCGGGATACGGGCAAGCACTTCACGGTGAACTACATGATGTCCAAGGAGTCGGTCAAGCGACGCCTGGAGTCGGAGGACGGCATCTCCTACACGGAGTTCACGTACATGATGCTGCAGGCCTACGATTTCCTGAAGCTGAACGAGGAGTACGACTGCACACTGCAGCTGGGCGGCAGTGATCAGTGGGGCAATATTCTGGCGGGTACAGATCTGATCCGCCGGGTCAACGGAGCCAAGGCCCATGGTTTGGTCTTCCCGCTCGTCACGAATTCTGCCGGCACCAAGTTCGGCAAGACGGAGAGCGGCACGGTTTGGCTTTCGGCCGACCGCACGAGTCCGTACCGGTTTTACCAGTTCTGGCTGAACACGGATGATCGAGACGTGGTGCCGTACCTCAAGTACTTCACGTGGCTGACACAGGCCGAGGTAGAGGAGTTGGCAGCGGAGGTTTCGGCCAATCCGGGTCGTCGGGAAGCCCAGCGCAGACTGGCCCGCGAGGTCACGGAAATGGTGCATGGTCCGGACGCTCTGGCCGGAGCCGAACGAGCTTCCAGCGTGCTGTTCGGAGGCGCGATGGAGGAATTGTCCGTGTCGCAGCTTCTGGATGTATTCGAGGAGGCGCCGTCCACCGAAATGGAACGCGAGCGTTTCGCCGGCGAGGGCATCGGCTTCCTGGATCTGTTGACGACGGCCGGCCTGGCAAAGTCCAATGGCGAAGCCCGCAGGCTGGTACGCTCCGGCGGCATCTACCTGAACAACAACCGGATCAGTGAGGAGAGTCGCAGTGTGACGGCCGGTGACTGTATCGAGGGTCGCCTGCTGGTCCTGCGCAAGGGCAAGAAAAACTATCGTCTGATCCAGGTGAGGTAG
- the aroF gene encoding 3-deoxy-7-phosphoheptulonate synthase, whose protein sequence is MVVVMEVAAEETDVQAVIERLNRFGFDVHRSSGEQQTVLGAVGVKPEFDTRHISVLPGVAAVHRVTEPYKFASRAWRREDTVVDVGGRRIGGRELAVMAGPCSVESEEQIFACAEVVARHGATFLRGGAFKPRSSPYSFQGMGLDGLKLLRQAADAHGLAVVTEVMEPAQIEVVDAHADMFQIGARNMQNFSLLKELGKTRKPILLKRGLSATIKEWLMSAEYLMAEGNPDIVLCERGIRTFETYTRNTLDLSAVPVIKAKSHLPVIVDPSHGTGIRNKVTPMARAAVAAGADGLMIEVHPDPEHAVSDGPQSLYFDQFEHLMAQVRAIADAIERTVPT, encoded by the coding sequence ATGGTCGTGGTCATGGAAGTCGCCGCGGAAGAGACGGATGTGCAGGCCGTCATAGAGCGCCTCAACCGATTTGGATTTGATGTGCACCGGTCGAGCGGCGAACAGCAGACTGTGCTGGGTGCCGTGGGCGTCAAACCTGAGTTCGACACACGCCACATTTCCGTCCTTCCGGGTGTGGCCGCCGTGCACCGCGTCACCGAGCCGTACAAGTTTGCGAGCCGTGCCTGGCGCCGGGAAGACACGGTGGTGGATGTGGGCGGCAGGCGCATCGGTGGCAGGGAGCTGGCCGTGATGGCCGGTCCCTGCTCAGTGGAATCCGAGGAGCAGATCTTCGCTTGTGCGGAGGTGGTGGCGCGTCACGGTGCGACCTTCCTGCGCGGCGGTGCCTTCAAGCCCCGCTCGTCACCATACAGTTTCCAGGGCATGGGCCTCGACGGACTCAAGCTTCTGCGACAGGCTGCGGACGCCCATGGGCTTGCGGTCGTGACGGAGGTGATGGAGCCGGCGCAGATTGAAGTAGTCGATGCGCATGCGGACATGTTCCAGATCGGTGCCCGCAACATGCAGAACTTCTCCCTGCTGAAGGAGCTCGGCAAGACTCGGAAGCCCATTCTGCTCAAACGTGGCCTGAGTGCCACGATCAAGGAGTGGCTCATGAGCGCCGAGTACCTGATGGCCGAGGGCAATCCCGACATCGTGCTTTGCGAGCGCGGCATCCGCACGTTTGAGACCTACACCCGGAATACGCTGGACCTGTCGGCGGTGCCCGTGATCAAAGCCAAGAGCCACCTTCCGGTCATCGTGGACCCCAGTCACGGCACCGGCATCCGCAACAAGGTGACGCCCATGGCGCGCGCTGCCGTGGCAGCGGGAGCGGACGGGCTCATGATCGAAGTGCATCCCGATCCGGAACACGCGGTCTCCGACGGCCCGCAGTCCCTCTATTTCGATCAGTTCGAACATCTGATGGCCCAGGTCAGGGCCATCGCAGACGCCATCGAACGCACCGTGCCGACCTGA
- the glmS gene encoding glutamine--fructose-6-phosphate transaminase (isomerizing), producing the protein MCGIVGYIGERQAVDVLIKGLKRLEYRGYDSAGVAIVNGQLRVAKKNGKVGDLARSISKNDLQGTLGIGHTRWATHGEPNDVNAHPHMAADGSFALVHNGIIENYNAIRERLTRKGFEFQSQTDTEVLTKLIEDVRNSTGLSLQEAVRQALTQVVGTYGIAIVAEGEEDLLIAARKGSPLILGVGDGEYFLGSDAAPLIEYTRQVVYLNDGEMVVVRRGEFEVSTIDSEVLNKEIHELEWDLEQIEKGGYEHFMIKEIFEQPKSLSNCMRGRVRTETSQVVLGGLVDHMEKLVKADRIIICACGTSWHAALVGEYAIEALARIPVEVEYASEFRYRNPVLRQGDVVLVISQSGETADTLAAVRQAQAANVPVFGVVNTVGSTIARETDAGVYLHAGPEIGVASTKAFTAQVTVLTMIAAKLALARGLPRGEAKRLLDAMEAMPDKVQQVLDLNGEIRAIASVYRYASNFLYLGRGYNFPVALEGALKLKEISYIHAEGYPAAEMKHGPIALIDQFMPVVFLAMKDSTYEKVISNIEEVVARKGCVIAITDEGNGELDALCEHVIRIPKTVEELSPILTSIPLQLLAYHIAVMRGCDVDQPRNLAKSVTVE; encoded by the coding sequence ATGTGCGGAATAGTCGGCTATATCGGCGAGCGCCAAGCCGTCGATGTTCTGATCAAGGGACTCAAGCGACTGGAATATCGTGGCTACGATTCGGCCGGAGTGGCCATCGTCAACGGACAACTCCGGGTAGCCAAGAAGAACGGCAAGGTGGGCGACCTTGCTCGATCGATCTCGAAGAATGATCTCCAGGGTACGCTCGGAATCGGGCATACCCGTTGGGCCACGCACGGCGAACCCAACGACGTCAACGCCCACCCGCACATGGCGGCCGATGGGTCGTTTGCGCTGGTGCACAACGGCATCATCGAGAACTACAACGCCATCCGCGAGCGCCTCACCCGCAAGGGATTTGAGTTCCAGAGCCAGACCGATACCGAGGTTCTGACCAAGCTCATTGAGGACGTGCGCAACTCCACGGGTCTGAGCCTGCAGGAGGCCGTGCGCCAGGCCCTGACGCAGGTGGTAGGTACCTACGGTATCGCCATCGTGGCCGAAGGCGAAGAGGACCTGCTGATTGCGGCTCGCAAGGGCAGTCCGCTGATTCTGGGGGTCGGGGATGGGGAGTATTTCCTGGGCTCCGATGCGGCCCCCCTCATCGAATACACCCGGCAGGTGGTGTACCTGAACGACGGCGAGATGGTCGTCGTGAGGCGGGGTGAGTTCGAAGTCAGCACCATCGACAGCGAGGTGCTGAACAAGGAAATCCACGAGCTCGAGTGGGATCTGGAGCAGATCGAGAAGGGTGGCTACGAGCACTTCATGATCAAGGAGATCTTCGAGCAGCCCAAGTCGCTCTCGAATTGCATGCGCGGCCGGGTGCGCACGGAAACCAGCCAGGTCGTGCTGGGCGGACTGGTCGACCACATGGAGAAGCTGGTCAAGGCCGATCGCATCATCATCTGCGCCTGCGGCACTTCGTGGCACGCCGCCCTCGTGGGCGAATACGCCATCGAGGCCCTGGCCCGCATTCCGGTGGAGGTGGAGTACGCCTCCGAGTTCCGCTATCGCAATCCCGTGCTTCGGCAGGGAGACGTGGTTCTGGTGATTTCGCAGTCCGGTGAAACGGCGGACACGCTGGCGGCCGTGCGTCAGGCGCAGGCGGCCAATGTGCCCGTCTTTGGAGTGGTGAACACGGTTGGGTCGACCATTGCCCGTGAGACCGACGCCGGCGTCTACCTGCACGCGGGTCCGGAAATCGGCGTGGCATCCACCAAGGCGTTCACGGCCCAGGTGACCGTGCTGACCATGATTGCCGCCAAGCTGGCACTGGCACGCGGACTGCCCCGGGGGGAGGCGAAGCGGCTGCTCGACGCCATGGAAGCGATGCCCGACAAGGTGCAGCAGGTGCTGGACCTCAACGGCGAGATCCGGGCGATTGCCAGTGTCTATCGGTACGCATCCAACTTCCTCTACCTGGGTCGGGGCTACAACTTCCCTGTCGCCCTGGAAGGCGCGCTCAAACTGAAGGAGATCTCCTACATCCACGCTGAGGGTTACCCCGCGGCCGAGATGAAGCACGGGCCCATCGCCCTGATCGATCAGTTCATGCCGGTGGTGTTCCTCGCCATGAAGGACTCGACCTATGAAAAGGTCATTTCCAACATCGAGGAAGTCGTGGCGCGCAAGGGCTGCGTGATCGCCATCACCGACGAAGGGAACGGGGAGCTCGATGCGCTCTGCGAGCACGTGATCAGGATTCCGAAGACCGTCGAAGAGCTGTCGCCGATCCTGACTTCGATTCCGTTGCAGCTGCTGGCCTATCACATCGCGGTCATGCGCGGATGCGATGTGGATCAGCCGCGCAACCTGGCCAAGAGTGTTACGGTAGAGTAG
- the prfA gene encoding peptide chain release factor 1, translated as MIADDVIRGILDRHAEVNRLMSQPEVATDPKQMAELGREHTGLRTVVESIHVYRNLLQERDDLRDMVEIEDDPEIAALARLELEEIETKLPGVEEELRFKLLPRDPADSKNAIVEIRAGTGGDEASLFAGDLFRLYSRFADRNGWRIDVMNTSHGTQGGFKEIVFSVSGEEAFGTMKYESGVHRVQRVPATESSGRIHTSAATVAVLPEAEEVDVEIHANDLKIDVYRSSGPGGQSVNTTDSAVRITHIPTGLVVTCQDEKSQHKNKDKAMRVLRSRLYEMELAKAEAERSEARRSMVASGDRSAKIRTYNWPQGRVTDHRLEGDDKNHPLERVIDGDLEPVIKALRMAENAERLSARS; from the coding sequence ATGATTGCAGACGATGTCATCCGCGGCATTCTGGACCGCCACGCAGAGGTCAACCGCCTCATGTCACAGCCGGAAGTGGCTACCGACCCGAAGCAGATGGCGGAGTTGGGCCGGGAGCATACCGGGCTACGCACGGTCGTGGAATCCATTCACGTGTATCGCAATCTGCTCCAGGAACGCGACGATTTGCGTGACATGGTGGAGATCGAAGACGACCCGGAGATTGCCGCCCTGGCGCGGCTGGAGCTCGAGGAGATCGAGACGAAGCTGCCGGGTGTGGAAGAGGAGTTGCGGTTCAAACTGTTGCCCCGCGACCCGGCCGACAGCAAGAATGCCATCGTGGAGATCCGTGCGGGCACCGGTGGTGATGAGGCGAGCCTTTTCGCCGGCGACCTGTTCCGCCTCTACAGCCGGTTTGCTGACCGGAACGGCTGGCGGATCGATGTGATGAACACCAGCCACGGCACGCAGGGCGGGTTCAAGGAGATCGTCTTCTCGGTGTCCGGCGAAGAAGCCTTTGGCACCATGAAATACGAAAGCGGGGTGCATCGCGTGCAGCGGGTCCCGGCTACGGAATCCTCAGGGCGCATCCATACGTCGGCGGCGACGGTGGCAGTGCTTCCGGAAGCAGAGGAGGTAGACGTGGAGATCCACGCCAATGACCTCAAGATCGACGTCTACCGATCCAGTGGTCCAGGTGGCCAGAGTGTGAACACCACCGACTCGGCGGTGCGCATCACACACATCCCGACCGGGCTTGTGGTGACCTGCCAGGACGAGAAGTCCCAGCACAAGAACAAGGACAAGGCCATGCGGGTGCTGCGCTCGCGACTCTACGAAATGGAGCTGGCCAAGGCCGAGGCCGAGCGCAGCGAGGCACGACGTTCAATGGTTGCCTCAGGTGACCGGTCTGCCAAAATCCGCACCTACAACTGGCCGCAGGGACGCGTCACCGACCATCGGCTGGAAGGGGACGACAAGAACCACCCGCTGGAGCGTGTCATCGATGGGGATCTGGAGCCGGTGATCAAGGCGCTGCGCATGGCGGAGAACGCCGAGCGGCTGTCGGCCCGCAGCTGA
- the rpsF gene encoding 30S ribosomal protein S6 produces MAITKNTYELTYIVNSVLAEEQIKDLVDRVTQYIKEGGSDIINVDVWGSRRLSYPIQKKRNGFYVNMYFRAPGAFIARLERALEIDDNILRYLTLKMDAKMIRHMEAAQKEAAKTEEAEATADA; encoded by the coding sequence ATGGCGATAACAAAGAACACGTACGAGCTCACATATATCGTGAACTCGGTGCTCGCCGAAGAGCAGATCAAGGATCTGGTCGATCGCGTCACCCAGTATATCAAGGAGGGTGGCTCGGACATCATCAATGTGGATGTCTGGGGAAGCCGTCGGCTTTCGTATCCGATCCAGAAGAAGCGTAATGGCTTCTATGTGAACATGTATTTCCGGGCCCCCGGTGCGTTCATCGCACGGCTGGAGCGCGCCCTGGAGATCGACGACAACATCCTTCGCTACCTCACCCTGAAGATGGACGCCAAGATGATCCGTCACATGGAGGCAGCGCAGAAGGAAGCAGCGAAAACGGAGGAGGCCGAAGCAACCGCCGATGCCTAA
- the rpsR gene encoding 30S ribosomal protein S18 — MPKRRNNNRRPARRSSEPPKKVDIQEPAYVDYKDVDLIKRYLNEQGKLLPRRVTGASAKFQRQLTRAVKRARHLSLIPFVADAVR; from the coding sequence ATGCCTAAGAGAAGAAATAACAATCGTCGCCCGGCACGCCGGTCCAGCGAACCCCCCAAGAAGGTTGACATCCAGGAGCCGGCATACGTCGACTACAAGGATGTGGACCTGATCAAGCGCTACCTCAACGAGCAGGGCAAACTGCTGCCCCGTCGTGTGACCGGCGCTTCTGCCAAGTTCCAGCGCCAGCTGACCCGCGCCGTCAAGCGCGCCCGGCATCTGTCGCTTATTCCGTTCGTTGCGGACGCCGTCCGCTAG
- a CDS encoding 50S ribosomal protein L9 — translation MKVILLQEVENLGGEGEIVSVKNGYGRNYLIPRGLARLATAGSIKAWQEERKQASRKIAQKKGDAEALAAELAGMELVLQAKAGEENRIFGSITSAQIVDALASEGVTVDRRRVELDEDVRMLGVYTASVRIHPEVVAKVKFRVEPEGGAVAAPETAEAEPAAEETAEG, via the coding sequence ATGAAAGTCATTCTGCTGCAGGAGGTGGAAAATCTGGGCGGCGAGGGCGAAATCGTCAGCGTCAAGAACGGCTACGGCCGTAACTACCTCATTCCGCGCGGGCTTGCGCGGCTTGCAACCGCCGGCTCCATCAAGGCCTGGCAGGAAGAGCGCAAGCAGGCCTCCCGGAAGATTGCCCAGAAGAAAGGCGACGCGGAAGCACTGGCCGCCGAGTTGGCCGGCATGGAGCTCGTTCTCCAGGCCAAGGCCGGCGAGGAGAATCGCATCTTCGGATCCATCACGTCCGCCCAGATCGTCGATGCACTCGCATCGGAGGGCGTGACCGTGGATCGCCGTCGCGTAGAACTGGACGAGGATGTGCGCATGCTGGGTGTGTACACCGCAAGCGTTCGCATCCATCCGGAGGTCGTCGCCAAGGTCAAGTTCAGGGTCGAACCTGAAGGTGGTGCCGTGGCCGCTCCTGAGACTGCCGAGGCCGAGCCGGCCGCCGAGGAGACCGCCGAAGGGTAG
- a CDS encoding thioredoxin family protein yields the protein MIRVGTIKASRLGLTWAALLCVITAGAAHGQIEPIGPATDYVRFEATAVPDSVRPGYDLKVVLDAYIDAPWKMYALDETLPETNGPRPFGVTTEWALPEGLSVVGVEQSTPKEGLDTNFDLTLLWFYERARFVYTVAVASDLAAGTYGLPGEVRFQICNDDRGICLPLAAIPFEASVVVDPDCLVQEGDVSVECTGDEAELDALLGAVSQPDEEQPSSSSDRPRRGAASGGLFGFFLLAIGAGLATLLTPCVFPMIPLTVSYFTKHADDRPTALRMASVFGLSIVALFTGLGLLMAVLVGAAGAQTIAANPWVNLFIAAVLIAFALSLLGLYELRLPNSLLNYANRQSNERAGYLGVLFMGLTLTLVSFSCTAPFVGGLLAAAAGGTWLFPLVGMIGFSTAFAAPFVLLAIFPNALNRLPSAGGWMNAFKVVLGFVELAAAIKFISNADLVWGWGLLSRPLAIAMTIVIFLVAGTYLLGKLRLPHEPVLETVGVGRLMGAMGFFAISLYMIPGLLGAPLNALDAFLPPRQGTDISLLSQSAMATAGLDDEAWFVDDVDGALAEGRSVGRPVLVDFTGYTCTNCREMEANVFPRQPVQQRFESEFVLLRLYTDGLDLGPDLQRYQLGLTGTVALPTYAIVDADTGRMVTGESGIMSVEEFTEFLDDGVAMWRENRDIAAR from the coding sequence ATGATCCGGGTCGGTACCATCAAAGCATCCCGATTAGGCCTGACGTGGGCCGCCCTGCTGTGTGTAATCACGGCAGGCGCGGCCCACGGTCAGATAGAGCCCATCGGTCCCGCCACGGACTACGTCCGCTTCGAGGCGACGGCGGTGCCGGATTCGGTCCGGCCGGGCTACGATCTGAAGGTTGTGCTCGATGCGTATATCGATGCACCCTGGAAGATGTACGCCCTGGATGAGACGCTGCCGGAGACCAATGGCCCGAGGCCCTTTGGCGTCACCACGGAGTGGGCGCTTCCGGAAGGACTCTCCGTTGTTGGCGTCGAGCAGTCCACGCCCAAGGAGGGTCTGGACACCAATTTCGACCTGACCCTGCTCTGGTTCTACGAGCGGGCGCGGTTCGTGTATACCGTTGCGGTAGCGTCGGATCTCGCGGCAGGGACGTACGGGCTTCCGGGAGAGGTACGATTCCAGATCTGCAACGATGATCGCGGGATTTGCCTGCCGCTGGCGGCCATACCGTTCGAGGCCTCCGTCGTCGTGGATCCCGATTGCCTGGTGCAGGAGGGAGATGTCTCGGTGGAATGCACGGGCGATGAGGCCGAGCTCGATGCCCTGCTGGGAGCCGTGTCGCAGCCCGATGAGGAGCAGCCGTCAAGCTCCAGCGATCGTCCGCGGCGTGGAGCGGCATCCGGCGGACTGTTCGGCTTCTTCCTGCTGGCGATAGGCGCCGGGCTTGCCACGCTCCTGACACCCTGCGTATTCCCCATGATTCCGCTGACGGTGTCCTACTTCACCAAGCACGCGGATGACCGGCCGACGGCCCTGCGCATGGCGTCTGTATTCGGGCTGTCCATTGTGGCGCTGTTTACGGGTTTGGGACTCTTGATGGCCGTACTGGTAGGCGCGGCCGGCGCACAGACCATCGCGGCCAACCCGTGGGTGAACCTGTTCATTGCGGCCGTGCTGATTGCGTTCGCGCTGTCCCTGCTCGGGCTGTATGAGTTGCGTCTGCCGAACAGCCTGTTGAACTACGCCAATCGGCAGTCCAACGAACGTGCCGGCTACCTGGGCGTGCTCTTCATGGGCCTGACGCTCACGCTTGTATCGTTCTCCTGCACGGCCCCGTTCGTCGGAGGCCTTCTGGCTGCTGCGGCGGGCGGAACGTGGCTGTTTCCGCTTGTCGGCATGATCGGGTTCAGCACGGCGTTCGCAGCGCCCTTTGTCCTGCTTGCCATTTTTCCGAATGCCTTGAACCGCTTGCCGTCTGCGGGCGGCTGGATGAATGCGTTCAAGGTGGTCCTGGGTTTTGTGGAGTTGGCCGCGGCCATCAAGTTCATCTCCAACGCAGATCTCGTGTGGGGATGGGGACTGCTGTCCCGGCCACTGGCAATCGCCATGACCATCGTCATATTCCTGGTCGCAGGGACCTACCTGCTGGGCAAACTCCGGCTGCCCCACGAGCCCGTTCTCGAGACGGTTGGTGTCGGGCGATTGATGGGGGCCATGGGCTTCTTCGCAATCAGCCTCTACATGATTCCGGGATTGCTCGGAGCCCCGCTGAACGCGCTCGATGCGTTTCTGCCGCCCCGGCAGGGCACGGACATCAGCCTGCTGTCCCAGTCGGCAATGGCCACGGCCGGTCTGGACGACGAGGCGTGGTTTGTGGACGATGTGGATGGCGCATTGGCAGAGGGGCGCTCTGTCGGTCGCCCGGTGCTGGTGGATTTCACCGGCTACACGTGCACCAATTGCCGAGAGATGGAGGCGAACGTCTTTCCCCGACAGCCCGTGCAACAGCGCTTCGAGTCCGAGTTCGTGCTGCTCAGACTGTACACGGACGGATTGGACCTCGGGCCGGATCTGCAGCGCTATCAGCTCGGATTGACCGGCACGGTGGCTCTGCCCACCTACGCAATCGTGGACGCAGATACCGGCCGCATGGTCACTGGAGAAAGCGGCATCATGAGCGTCGAGGAGTTCACTGAATTCCTTGACGATGGGGTCGCGATGTGGCGGGAAAACCGGGACATCGCCGCGCGCTAG
- a CDS encoding rhomboid family intramembrane serine protease: MYFLDSPATFMLMVVTVLVSGYALHSRPDLMETLAFRPRRVRDNNEYYRLGTAWLVHVGIGHLALNLFTLYFFGRALEAMLGTAAFLVIFFVSELAANGMTFWLRRDSPSYASVGASGAVSGVLFAFALYRPLDLIYVFAALPIPAWLFAILFVVLSIAAMKRPGGQGGIAHEAHLGGALGGILAAFAMNPSVFGIFFGRLGF, encoded by the coding sequence ATGTATTTCCTGGATTCACCGGCCACCTTCATGTTGATGGTGGTGACCGTGCTGGTCAGCGGCTACGCCCTGCATTCACGCCCGGACCTCATGGAGACGCTGGCGTTTCGTCCCCGTCGGGTCCGGGACAACAATGAGTACTACAGACTTGGCACCGCCTGGTTGGTCCATGTGGGCATTGGGCATTTGGCCCTGAACCTGTTCACCCTCTACTTCTTCGGGCGAGCGCTGGAGGCCATGCTTGGCACGGCAGCGTTCCTCGTCATCTTCTTCGTCTCGGAGTTGGCAGCCAACGGGATGACCTTTTGGCTCAGGCGGGATAGTCCGTCCTACGCCTCGGTAGGTGCCTCGGGAGCTGTGAGCGGCGTGCTGTTCGCGTTTGCGCTGTACCGCCCGCTGGACCTCATCTATGTGTTTGCAGCTCTGCCGATACCCGCCTGGCTCTTTGCGATCCTGTTTGTGGTGCTATCCATTGCTGCGATGAAGCGTCCGGGTGGGCAGGGAGGCATTGCCCATGAAGCGCACCTGGGGGGTGCCCTCGGCGGCATACTGGCTGCTTTTGCCATGAACCCGTCCGTGTTCGGGATTTTCTTCGGCCGGCTCGGTTTCTGA
- a CDS encoding glycosyltransferase — protein sequence MDKGTLTAIIHFQTPDLLEEAVRSFRKCCPHDPLLILDNGSADGSRSVVRCLAEELPGVGARYLDENIYHGPAMDLVLQEAIHDTVFFLDSDTVTLKGGFIAPMRSEALRPETLAAGEVVTVDGRGFASRTGIPVPVSAYMMINRTAYLELPPFVHHGLPVLQTCKEAQQQGLRIRSWPVAEHVNHLGRGTAERFGYGLGLRSRLSFLLHKLGL from the coding sequence ATGGACAAGGGCACCCTGACGGCAATCATCCACTTCCAGACGCCAGACCTTCTGGAAGAGGCGGTACGATCATTCAGGAAGTGCTGTCCGCACGATCCGCTTCTCATTCTCGACAACGGGTCCGCCGACGGCTCGCGAAGCGTGGTTCGGTGCCTTGCCGAGGAATTGCCGGGAGTCGGAGCCCGCTATCTGGATGAGAACATCTATCACGGCCCCGCGATGGACCTTGTGCTCCAGGAGGCGATCCACGATACCGTGTTCTTCCTGGACAGCGACACCGTTACCCTCAAGGGCGGATTCATCGCGCCCATGCGCAGCGAGGCCCTCCGGCCCGAGACGCTGGCCGCGGGCGAAGTGGTCACGGTCGACGGCCGGGGCTTTGCGAGCAGGACCGGGATCCCGGTGCCCGTGTCTGCCTACATGATGATCAATCGCACGGCGTACCTGGAGCTTCCTCCGTTTGTGCACCACGGCCTTCCGGTGCTGCAAACCTGCAAGGAGGCCCAGCAGCAGGGGCTACGGATCCGGTCATGGCCGGTCGCCGAGCACGTCAATCACCTCGGCCGGGGCACGGCAGAGCGATTCGGATACGGACTCGGCCTGCGAAGTCGTTTGAGTTTCCTGCTCCACAAGCTCGGGTTGTGA
- a CDS encoding HAD-IA family hydrolase, translated as MSGPEPVLDLDAVRFVYFDLDDTLLDHRAAQDAALADLRDDLRALGAFSLAHVRSSYAAVNRVVWQEYAAGTRDKEGTRSGRFALLFENLGLEEDPVLAADRYLEAYADHWVLLDGASEAVSLIAGKWPVGVLTNGFAEAQRAKLARFPDLTAQFESVVISEEEGVLKPHPKLFRIASQKAGTDPGAILYVGDSISSDVEGGLNAGWQVVWFTAADAQGPDVPRLCDWTAVHALFGV; from the coding sequence ATGAGCGGGCCGGAACCTGTCCTTGACCTTGATGCGGTTCGCTTCGTCTACTTCGATCTGGACGACACACTGCTGGATCATCGTGCAGCCCAGGATGCGGCCCTGGCCGACCTTCGGGACGACCTGCGTGCGCTCGGCGCCTTCTCGTTGGCACACGTGAGGTCGAGCTATGCCGCCGTGAACCGCGTGGTATGGCAGGAATACGCGGCCGGAACCCGCGACAAGGAAGGCACACGATCCGGACGCTTTGCGTTGCTTTTTGAGAACCTGGGGCTGGAAGAAGACCCCGTGTTGGCCGCCGATCGGTACCTCGAGGCGTATGCCGACCACTGGGTCCTCCTGGACGGAGCCTCTGAGGCCGTGTCGCTCATTGCCGGAAAATGGCCGGTGGGTGTGCTTACGAACGGCTTTGCAGAAGCCCAGCGAGCCAAGCTCGCCCGATTCCCCGACTTGACCGCACAGTTCGAGTCCGTCGTGATCTCCGAAGAGGAGGGTGTGCTCAAGCCCCACCCGAAGCTCTTCCGTATCGCGTCGCAGAAGGCCGGCACGGACCCAGGCGCCATACTCTATGTAGGCGACTCCATTTCGTCCGATGTCGAGGGGGGCCTGAATGCCGGGTGGCAGGTGGTCTGGTTCACAGCGGCAGATGCGCAGGGACCGGACGTGCCACGCTTGTGCGATTGGACGGCCGTGCACGCCCTGTTTGGCGTCTGA